One Armatimonadota bacterium genomic window, TTCGGCCCGGGGACATACCGGACACATCCAGGCACAGGCAGCGACGGATCGACAGGCGCGACCGGGACGGCTCCCTACCCGGTGCGGTAGAGTACCCCGAACCCGCCGCGGGGCAGGCGCCAGTCGATGTTGTGGTAGGGGCAGCCGGTGAGGCAGGAGGTGCACTCCACGCAGTTCTCGTAGGAGGCCGTGATCTTCTCCCCGTCCCACGCATAGACCCCCGCCGGGCAGAAGGTGGTGCACGGGCGTCCCCAGGCCTGGCCGCACG contains:
- a CDS encoding 4Fe-4S dicluster domain-containing protein, coding for MAREPAVPTLTLEQKLYLLTYRHDRQSHISIRSPDVCRTACGQAWGRPCTTFCPAGVYAWDGEKITASYENCVECTSCLTGCPYHNIDWRLPRGGFGVLYRTG